Below is a genomic region from Gadus macrocephalus chromosome 14, ASM3116895v1.
CATGAAAGAGGCGTCTTTTCCccgtttgttgtttgttttttttttttgttttttttaccattttccATTCCGAAGAGGAAGAGGCCGGGGGGCTGCTGAGGGTGACTGggctggccccgggccccgccgCCCACCGCCGCCTGGAACAGGGAGCCTGGCTGCTTCACGGGGGGGGACGAGCTGGTGGCCTGGAGGCCTGCGGCAGCGCTCTGGGAGGAGAAGATGGTGGCCGGAGGAAGCTCCTGAGCAGCCATGCCCCCTTGTaaggcggccatgttggccTGGGGGATGAAGATGGAGACGGGCGGCTGTTGGGCGCTCTGAGAGCTGCCACCCAGCTGCATGGGCTGCTGCATGggctgctgcggcggcggcggcggcggcggctgctgggGGAATAGgacctgctgccgctgctggctTGGGTTTCCCAGGGCCATCGGCTCTGAGCGGTCCTGCTGGCCGACCGGCACCATGCTGGCCTGAGAGAAGAGCAGCGCGGGGTTCGGAGGTTGCTGGGTagagaggctgctgctgctgctcaaggGAGGCATCGGGCCCTGGCCGCTGAACAGGAGGCTggagggctggtcctggctggaCAGGTTGGGGTTGGTGTGGAACAGCAGcccggcctgctgctgctgctgctgctgctgctgctggcccggGGAGAGGGTGCTCGCGACGGGATGCAGGGGTATATTCTGGAAGGTCTGCTGGGGAGATTGCGTCTGGGGCTGGgctgcctgctgctgctccatagGGGTCCCCCGCTGAATGGGGGCGAGCTGGGTCTGAGCCTGGAACACGGGCTGGGGCTCTGGGACCGTGGTCTGCAACGCGTTGAGGAAAgccatctgctgctgctgctggggctgcgatGGTAAGGACGTCTggggcaggaaggaggtggcgggctgctgctgctgctccggaGCCAGACTGCTGCCGCTCAGCGCGGTCAGGTTATTCGGGAAGAGCGTCGCCTGCAGGTGTTCCTGCGCGCAAGAGGCCTTCTGAGCGTGAAACACCGCAGCGGGCGGATCGCGGGCCTCCGCCATGGAGCTTTGTCTGTGGAACCGCGGCGGGGAGGGGAGCGAGGGGGTCTGCTGCAGGAAGCTGCTTTGAAGAGGGAGGAGCTGCTCACTTGTCTGCTGCTGAGCCTGCTGGAACAGGGATCCACGGTTTGGGACCGACCCCTGCGGGGAGCCCTGCTGTTCGGCGTTGTCCCCCCTCGAGGTGCCATGAAACATGGTGCACTCCATGGGGATTTGTGACTGATACAGTTGCTgcagttgttgctgctgctgctgctgttgaatgTGTTGTTTTTGGATCTCCTGCTGCTGTTGAATGTGTTGTGTTtggatctgctgctgctgttgaatgtgttgcttttggatttgttgttgttgttgctgctgaatGTGTTGTTGACATTGCTGCTGTTCGGCCATCGCGTTGTCAGACTGCAGCGGGTGCCTATAGAACCCGGTGGCCTGAAGCTGCCTCACAGCCTGTTCGATCTCCTCCAGGGGCAAGAGGGGCAgtcggtgctgctgctgggaagCCGGTTCCCTACGCAGTCGGCCCACCGGCCCGGGGCTGGGGCAGCGCCTCTCTCTGGGCTCCATGCGGAAAGGCTGGGGCGCCCCCGGCGCCTGGAGCAGAGACTCCGCGGGCACAGCGAAGCCGCTGGCGTTGGAGAGGTCTTGGCTCTGCAGGACGGCCGCCGCAGGCGCCACATTGTCCCCGTCTCCGGCCACGTTCTGAGGCAGGACGGGGAACACCTTGTTGGTGAGGCGGCAGGGCGGGATGTCTGTGCTCTGCCTGGCTTGACACATCATGTCAGTGGGCGGCTGGAAAACAACAAGACAGCATGTTTAGAAGGGCCCTTATTTCAAGACTTCAAGGAACAAAGTCATTCTTAGTCCACAGTCAAGTGATGGGGATATATGTTGCTATATctatagctatatatatatgttatttccttatcctagctgtctttgatGTTTaaggggaacgggttaacccaAGGTAACATTCGTAATGCacagacagagatatatatttttcaatttcttatgacaaatgtacttgttttAAGTGACTTTGGATAAAATCacctgctaaatgccccaaatgtAAATATACATGTTACACATGTATATCTAACAGTTCTGTTCATTTGATCACTTTTTTTCAATATTGTGTAGCATTGCACACAATGAAATCGCCATTATTTCACAACCAATTAAAGGTAACAGTTTCACGTAACAATAGTACGATAGTCCCAAACAAATGCACCACCTTAAACACTCTGGTATGAGTGAGGTTGCTCGACACATCCATCGGTGTGATGTCTTCTCTCTTCACATGGGGCAGCATCAAAGAACTGGGATCTAAAGCTGTGAAGCAATATACAATGTAAGTTAGTAGGGAATACAAATTagaaatacaattattttacttATAATTGACACTGACACTGATTTGGATGCATTTAATCACCTTCAACTTTTCCTTCATAGGGGCAAGGCTTCACTGGAGAGGAGCGCTCATTTTTGACGGAAACATCCTTTTTGGCTGCAAGAACATgattaaataaatgataaaaTCCTGGTTgtattatgagagagagagagagagagagagagagagagagagagagagagagagagagagagagagagagagagagagagagagagagagagagagagagagagagagagagagagagagagagagagagagagagagagagagagagagagagagagagagagagagtaatgcaGATATGTTTCCAAATAACATCCTTAAAGAGGAGTTTTAGAAGATTGTAACAGGAGTAGGTGCACCCAACCTACCAGGGTCTGGGGTGTAGGTGAACGGCTGCACGTCGTTGGATCGTCCAGCGTTAGTCAGCACATAGATACCCACGCACACTGAGGAGGACGTGTCCTGGTTCTGGTATGGAGGAACTTTCACTATCAAGTGATTCTGGCAGGAGTTGTATCATATGTGTAGAACAAAGCcgaagagaaaaaaacacaaatagtcAGATTAGAAGGTGCTTATTTCACGGGGGTACCGGATATATTTTTCATGCAAAAGCAACAACTATAACAATTCAGAGAAATAAGTTAATTACAGATTTTGAAAAACACTTCATATAGAAAAAAGAATTAAATTACTCACTTTAAGTAATAatctataataaaatataattgtatattcaAAACATATCTATGATTTATATTGATATAATCCCaaaacacaacttttttttttctcacaacTTTGCATGATTGTGCCAACAGTCATTTGGACCAGACCATTCAGCTTAGATTGAGATGGATTGTTGAAACTCCGTTCAGCCTCTAAGGCTATGCATAATTAGGTCAGAACACAATGAAACCACTGAAACCTTGGTACCAGTAGCCATTTAAGATGATTACATCTAAGCTTGTTTACAATGCTGAACTGGCTACTGCTACTAATATTCTCAGGGTAAGGAGATGAATTGTCTGGGACCTGAAAGAATGCGTGCCTTGTTTACCTGGTGAAAAAGCTCCATGTCAatctcagcctcctccttccAGGAGTTCTCATCTGAAACGGAAAGAGTATAAATGTAATATTCTGATTGCTgttattagttattattatgttacacacgtacacacatacacacagagagagagagagagagagagagagagagagagagagagagagagagagagagagagagagagagagagacacagacagacagacagacagacacactacagacaaagacagagacagacaacagGCAAtactacaataataataatacatccgATTCTTACCGGATATATTTTCTTGAAAAATGACTTTGGTGTCCTTAAGAAAGTTCTTGCCGATGATGAAGACCTCCGCCCCTCCCCTCACTGAACAGCTGTGGAGTGACTTCTTCAGGATCTCAGGCAGCCCTGCAGGTTGGGCTGCAGACAGAACACCAGGACATATGGTTAACCTATGGCTTTTCTAGGACCACACAGTTATGTATACCATGAAGCTGGGAAATGCTAAATAGGCATTGTGTTAGTAACATGCATGTCAAGACAAGGCAGTGCAGCGAACAATTGCGTTGCAGTATACAATTAGAGAATGCCTCAGAGGACCATACTTTCTGGGTGATCAGATCTCATAACGGTCTCCTGGCTCCAATAAAACATACGTTACCAATATCGTTTGATAAAATGACTGATTCTGCCGAAATGCGGTTAGCATGAACGTGCCTGTCAACGAGGTAAACTATAGCAGTAGCACATGGGTCTTCGTGACAAGATGTTGCTGTGTAAACTCAGGGTACGCGTCGTTCAAAAACGTCCTGATACGACATGCATTGATTCCAAAAGACAAAAGTGCTAAAGGCCTCTGTTTACACTAGTTGCAAGAGCGTGCTCATGATAAAACAAAGTCATTTAGCATTATATTGGTAACAGATGTTTAAGTGGAGCCGGGGGCTATGGTGGTTTGATCACAAAGACCGGTATTATCCTTTAAGAATCTATGGCCCTTTTCTGAGAAATATTGGAAACACAGGTAACTCATTTTATAGAAGTGCTGTAGAAGCGTAGTATTTCCACGTTCTCTTTGAGCTTGTTCAAATGTTGTTGTTAGAAACAAGCCCCGGCCCCTCCTtctcca
It encodes:
- the nfat5b gene encoding nuclear factor of activated T-cells 5 isoform X3 gives rise to the protein MSVGGAPCSAFPDTSSSTMHFTGSLAPDKAAGLNSATAEPEDSRAGPPDILGAEAGNGNSGSAGNCRAGSEQGGGGGGGGGGGGGGGGGGGGRGSSSQEQQHQMTPSKRRTVLIIPPPPEDLFDNSCMSLQTEATLDSEQSNSIWTEDSVSNFSNLSSSSYNDNTEVPRKSRKRTPRQRPGPKSLSLDSGSKDMFDADSAKGPHFVLSQLGSDSKPCPIGSATDGPSTTIQKGRILSMQYPSKREGKELKIIVQPETQHRARYLTEGSRGSVKDRTQQGFPTVKLEGVNEPVLLQVFVANDTGRVRPHGFYQACRVTGRNTTACKELDIEGTTVIEVPLDPSTSMTIAVDCVGILKLRNADVEARIGVAGSKKKSTRARLVFRVNVPGPDGSLLTLQTPSSPILCTQPAGLPEILKKSLHSCSVRGGAEVFIIGKNFLKDTKVIFQENISDENSWKEEAEIDMELFHQNHLIVKVPPYQNQDTSSSVCVGIYVLTNAGRSNDVQPFTYTPDPAKKDVSVKNERSSPVKPCPYEGKVEALDPSSLMLPHVKREDITPMDVSSNLTHTRVFKPPTDMMCQARQSTDIPPCRLTNKVFPVLPQNVAGDGDNVAPAAAVLQSQDLSNASGFAVPAESLLQAPGAPQPFRMEPRERRCPSPGPVGRLRREPASQQQHRLPLLPLEEIEQAVRQLQATGFYRHPLQSDNAMAEQQQCQQHIQQQQQQQIQKQHIQQQQQIQTQHIQQQQEIQKQHIQQQQQQQQLQQLYQSQIPMECTMFHGTSRGDNAEQQGSPQGSVPNRGSLFQQAQQQTSEQLLPLQSSFLQQTPSLPSPPRFHRQSSMAEARDPPAAVFHAQKASCAQEHLQATLFPNNLTALSGSSLAPEQQQQPATSFLPQTSLPSQPQQQQQMAFLNALQTTVPEPQPVFQAQTQLAPIQRGTPMEQQQAAQPQTQSPQQTFQNIPLHPVASTLSPGQQQQQQQQQQAGLLFHTNPNLSSQDQPSSLLFSGQGPMPPLSSSSSLSTQQPPNPALLFSQASMVPVGQQDRSEPMALGNPSQQRQQVLFPQQPPPPPPPQQPMQQPMQLGGSSQSAQQPPVSIFIPQANMAALQGGMAAQELPPATIFSSQSAAAGLQATSSSPPVKQPGSLFQAAVGGGARGQPSHPQQPPGLFLFGMENECSQMMNAPGTSLSDHIIAISQSGQNQRESEAHIQSLFIQSLSESGTIQNTMASSQNMEKMEDLLISLQQEPGNNLTRSY
- the nfat5b gene encoding nuclear factor of activated T-cells 5 isoform X1, whose product is MPSDFISLFSGDLDLNSPRSLYSKESVYDLLPTELQLPFCKQQSEAAMSQTSGGDTGPAPAPAALGPDASTVSSSMSVGGAPCSAFPDTSSSTMHFTGSLAPDKAAGLNSATAEPEDSRAGPPDILGAEAGNGNSGSAGNCRAGSEQGGGGGGGGGGGGGGGGGGGGRGSSSQEQQHQMTPSKRRTVLIIPPPPEDLFDNSCMSLQTEATLDSEQSNSIWTEDSVSNFSNLSSSSYNDNTEVPRKSRKRTPRQRPGPKSLSLDSGSKDMFDADSAKGPHFVLSQLGSDSKPCPIGSATDGPSTTIQKGRILSMQYPSKREGKELKIIVQPETQHRARYLTEGSRGSVKDRTQQGFPTVKLEGVNEPVLLQVFVANDTGRVRPHGFYQACRVTGRNTTACKELDIEGTTVIEVPLDPSTSMTIAVDCVGILKLRNADVEARIGVAGSKKKSTRARLVFRVNVPGPDGSLLTLQTPSSPILCTQPAGLPEILKKSLHSCSVRGGAEVFIIGKNFLKDTKVIFQENISDENSWKEEAEIDMELFHQNHLIVKVPPYQNQDTSSSVCVGIYVLTNAGRSNDVQPFTYTPDPAKKDVSVKNERSSPVKPCPYEGKVEALDPSSLMLPHVKREDITPMDVSSNLTHTRVFKPPTDMMCQARQSTDIPPCRLTNKVFPVLPQNVAGDGDNVAPAAAVLQSQDLSNASGFAVPAESLLQAPGAPQPFRMEPRERRCPSPGPVGRLRREPASQQQHRLPLLPLEEIEQAVRQLQATGFYRHPLQSDNAMAEQQQCQQHIQQQQQQQIQKQHIQQQQQIQTQHIQQQQEIQKQHIQQQQQQQQLQQLYQSQIPMECTMFHGTSRGDNAEQQGSPQGSVPNRGSLFQQAQQQTSEQLLPLQSSFLQQTPSLPSPPRFHRQSSMAEARDPPAAVFHAQKASCAQEHLQATLFPNNLTALSGSSLAPEQQQQPATSFLPQTSLPSQPQQQQQMAFLNALQTTVPEPQPVFQAQTQLAPIQRGTPMEQQQAAQPQTQSPQQTFQNIPLHPVASTLSPGQQQQQQQQQQAGLLFHTNPNLSSQDQPSSLLFSGQGPMPPLSSSSSLSTQQPPNPALLFSQASMVPVGQQDRSEPMALGNPSQQRQQVLFPQQPPPPPPPQQPMQQPMQLGGSSQSAQQPPVSIFIPQANMAALQGGMAAQELPPATIFSSQSAAAGLQATSSSPPVKQPGSLFQAAVGGGARGQPSHPQQPPGLFLFGMENECSQMMNAPGTSLSDHIIAISQSGQNQRESEAHIQSLFIQSLSESGTIQNTMASSQNMEKMEDLLISLQQEPGNNLTRSY
- the nfat5b gene encoding nuclear factor of activated T-cells 5 isoform X2, with protein sequence MPSDFISLFSGDLDLNSPRSLYSKELQLPFCKQQSEAAMSQTSGGDTGPAPAPAALGPDASTVSSSMSVGGAPCSAFPDTSSSTMHFTGSLAPDKAAGLNSATAEPEDSRAGPPDILGAEAGNGNSGSAGNCRAGSEQGGGGGGGGGGGGGGGGGGGGRGSSSQEQQHQMTPSKRRTVLIIPPPPEDLFDNSCMSLQTEATLDSEQSNSIWTEDSVSNFSNLSSSSYNDNTEVPRKSRKRTPRQRPGPKSLSLDSGSKDMFDADSAKGPHFVLSQLGSDSKPCPIGSATDGPSTTIQKGRILSMQYPSKREGKELKIIVQPETQHRARYLTEGSRGSVKDRTQQGFPTVKLEGVNEPVLLQVFVANDTGRVRPHGFYQACRVTGRNTTACKELDIEGTTVIEVPLDPSTSMTIAVDCVGILKLRNADVEARIGVAGSKKKSTRARLVFRVNVPGPDGSLLTLQTPSSPILCTQPAGLPEILKKSLHSCSVRGGAEVFIIGKNFLKDTKVIFQENISDENSWKEEAEIDMELFHQNHLIVKVPPYQNQDTSSSVCVGIYVLTNAGRSNDVQPFTYTPDPAKKDVSVKNERSSPVKPCPYEGKVEALDPSSLMLPHVKREDITPMDVSSNLTHTRVFKPPTDMMCQARQSTDIPPCRLTNKVFPVLPQNVAGDGDNVAPAAAVLQSQDLSNASGFAVPAESLLQAPGAPQPFRMEPRERRCPSPGPVGRLRREPASQQQHRLPLLPLEEIEQAVRQLQATGFYRHPLQSDNAMAEQQQCQQHIQQQQQQQIQKQHIQQQQQIQTQHIQQQQEIQKQHIQQQQQQQQLQQLYQSQIPMECTMFHGTSRGDNAEQQGSPQGSVPNRGSLFQQAQQQTSEQLLPLQSSFLQQTPSLPSPPRFHRQSSMAEARDPPAAVFHAQKASCAQEHLQATLFPNNLTALSGSSLAPEQQQQPATSFLPQTSLPSQPQQQQQMAFLNALQTTVPEPQPVFQAQTQLAPIQRGTPMEQQQAAQPQTQSPQQTFQNIPLHPVASTLSPGQQQQQQQQQQAGLLFHTNPNLSSQDQPSSLLFSGQGPMPPLSSSSSLSTQQPPNPALLFSQASMVPVGQQDRSEPMALGNPSQQRQQVLFPQQPPPPPPPQQPMQQPMQLGGSSQSAQQPPVSIFIPQANMAALQGGMAAQELPPATIFSSQSAAAGLQATSSSPPVKQPGSLFQAAVGGGARGQPSHPQQPPGLFLFGMENECSQMMNAPGTSLSDHIIAISQSGQNQRESEAHIQSLFIQSLSESGTIQNTMASSQNMEKMEDLLISLQQEPGNNLTRSY